The Tubulanus polymorphus chromosome 1, tnTubPoly1.2, whole genome shotgun sequence genome contains a region encoding:
- the LOC141899656 gene encoding GTP cyclohydrolase 1 feedback regulatory protein-like, translating to MPYLLISTQIRLENGPTICGDESSDPELMASLGASLIQQVGNNFKEYQSEEPPRIILNKLEKLDYKVIAMTGIGQTCVWTCYKS from the exons ATGCCTTATTTACTGATAAGTACGCAGATAAGACTG GAGAATGGTCCGACTATTTGCGGTGATGAGTCAAGTGATCCTGAATTAATGGCTTCTCTTGGGGCTTCATTAATCCAACAAGTAGGAAACAATTT CAAGGAATATCAATCTGAAGAACCACCAAGAATTATTCTGAATAAACTAGAAAAGTTAGACTACAAGGTTATTGCAATGACTGGTATCGGCCAGACCTGTGTATGGACCTGCTATAAATCATAA
- the LOC141899648 gene encoding regulator of microtubule dynamics protein 1-like encodes MLVTVRRWHSFLVCRNPIYFRQPGKMASFLREHSSWVAALSTGILIGASSTVLYYKKFGKDLLKLSRSVDELRREVNELRDSLAKKKRSGFYSVHPSSGDEDDDVYEEAFDGRDDLPRVASLQSTSSSSVYYSDVSHENLEELKTDLFTQIDQLLEGGDRDKERAYKLLRNRKSLLSSDTDFLWRYAKATFMMSTIEGDGGDEEKKKELVFESKDLAYTALSINENDSNIQKWCAITLGSANDYLSTQEKIANGFKFKQHIEKAISINSKDPSSHYLLGRWCYGVYMLSWLERKVASTLFANPPTSTVEEALEHFLEADKLNPGKWKENLLYVAKCYIEKRDYASAAKYLQKASNLPALTADDKNAEVEISSLLLKYGSYGS; translated from the exons ATGCTTGTTACGGTTCGCCGGTGGCACAGTTTTTTAGTGTGCAGAAATCCAATTTATTTTCGACAACCTGGAAAAATGGCAAGTTTTCTTCGCGAACATAGTTCTTGGGTAGCAGCCCTGAGTACTGGTATATTGATCGGGGCCAGTAGTACTgttttatattacaaaaagtTCGGCAAAGATTTGTTAAAATTGTCCCGTAGTGTCGACGAACTGCGAAGGGAAGTGAATGAGCTTCGAGATTCCTTGGCTAAAAAGAAACGTTCAGGCTTCTATTCGGTACATCCCAGTAGTggtgatgaagatgatgatgtttATGAAGAGGCCTTTGATGGAAG AGATGACTTGCCGAGAGTTGCCAGTTTGCAAAGTACATCGAGTAGTTCAGTTTATTATTCTGATGTGTCGCATGAAAATTTGGAAGAATTAAAAACAGATCTATTCACACAAATTGATCAGTTACTTGAAGGTGGTGACAGGGATAAAGAGAGAGCTTATAAACTTCTCCGAAACAGAAAGTCATTA CTATCCTCTGACACAGATTTTCTTTGGCGTTATGCAAAAGCTACATTTATGATGTCGACGATTGAAGGAGATGGAGGCGATGAAGAGAAGAAGAAAGAATTAGTGTTTGAATCTAAAGACCTCGCTTATACTGCGCTATCTATCAACGAAAATGATTCCAACATCCAAAAATG GTGTGCCATAACTCTGGGAAGTGCTAATGATTACCTTTCGACTCAAGAAAAAATAGCCAATGGATTTAAATTCAAG cAACATATAGAAAAAGCAATCAGTATAAATTCAAAAGACCCGTCATCACATTATCTTCTAGGAAGATGGTGTTATGGT GTTTACATGTTGTCCTGGTTGGAGAGAAAGGTTGCGTCTACATTATTTGCCAATCCTCCTACGTCTACAGTTGAAGAGGCATTAGAGCATTTCTTAGAA GCTGATAAGCTGAACCCAGGAAAATGGAAAGAAAATTTACTGTATGTAGCTAAG TGTTATATAGAAAAACGTGATTATGCCTCGGCAGCAAAGTATCTTCAAAAGGCCAGTAACCTACCAGCACTGACTGCAGAT GACAAAAATGCTGAAGTTGAAATAAGCAGTTTATTACTGAAGTATGGAAGTTATGGGAGCTGA
- the LOC141915091 gene encoding ras-related protein Rab-1A, whose amino-acid sequence MSTMNPEYDYLFKLLLIGDSGVGKSCLLLRFADDTYTESYISTIGVDFKIRTIELDGKTIKLQIWDTAGQERFRTITSSYYRGAHGIIVVYDVTDQESFNNVKQWLQEIDRYASENVNKLLVGNKCDLTTKKVVDYTTAKEYADQLGVPFLETSAKNATNVEQAFMTMAAEIKNRMGPVTPSADTKPNVKINSSTPVKQSGGGCC is encoded by the exons ATGTCCACAATGAATCCCGAATA TGACTACCTATTCAAACTTTTACTAATTGGTGACTCCGGTGTTGGAAAGTCTTGTTTATTATTACGATTTGCT GATGATACATATACAGAAAGCTATATAAGTACCATTGGCGTAGATTTT AAAATCAGAACAATAGAATTAGATGGGAAAACAATCAAGTTACAAATA TGGGATACGGCTGGTCAAGAACGATTCCGCACAATTACTTCTAGTTATTATAGAGGTGCCCATGGTATTATAGTTGTATATGATGTTACAGATCAG GAATCTTTCAACAACGTAAAACAGTGGTTACAGGAGATCGATCGATACGCGAGTgaaaatgtgaataaacttctcgTCGGTAATAAATGTGACTTGACCACTAAAAAAGTTGTAGACTATACGACAGCCAAG gaATATGCTGACCAGCTCGGTGTTCCATTCCTAGAAACTAGTGCAAAGAATGCTACTAATGTCGAACAAGCCTTTATGACAATGGCAGCGGAAATAAAGAATAGAATGGGTCCAGTAACCCCATCTGCAGATACAAAACCGAATGTAAAAATCAACTCAAGCACGCCTGTCAAACAGTCTGGCGGTGGATGTTGCTGA
- the LOC141903384 gene encoding adenylate kinase 7-like, with protein sequence MASVVDDLEKPKSKRLFINSVDLYQGQNLAKYLSNCVVGVSAEEGEEEEEDAKSIDSGIIPPPKEGCYEIIATLKNKDAPKPDFVKEIINYQSKEQLYEHLFECDVIVYDITEDPDEIDEATWAVSQLHSDLDKIDSQKMFILISTVLTWARSKPLDPDDPEIPFTEDDYRRRKAHPNFKDHISAEKTVIKLGKTNKAKLVTFVVASGLTYGAGESIFHYMFKAAWHNTPELLCFGNGQNVIPTLHIKDLGGVIQNIADSRPKVRYIVAVDDSQNTLEEIVKSVSQNLGTGKIQIIPQEEALLDKDIKQADFDMLLVDLRMDAVFVKENMRIQWVAETGIVENIQNVVKEYRETRKLLPVRAAALGPPAAGKSTVVKALCDHYKLHHIKIKDVIDEAMELLEKSAARADAEEEEDDDGKAAEDQELLDQINESKEQNGNRIDDQFIIRFFKEKLHSMPCQNQGFILDGFPKTLEHAKELFAAEDEEEAEESASASFDKAIMPENVFVLEANDEFLKNRVMNLPESVVAGTHNTEDGLTRRLADYRAANTEDETVLNYFDELEIHPDHIDVMKDSSEMMHDTVERMKKVMGEPRNYGPTIEEQEEMRRQEEEAQLKREADEKAEKERQETEEAAERKHRQEEWGARLDEVKREEYELLETQSIPLRNYLMKHVMPTLTKGLIDCCKVRPDDAIDYLAEYLFQHNPQVD encoded by the exons ATGGCGAGTGTAGTCGATGATCTCGAAAAGCCCAAAAGCAAAcgcttatttatcaattcgGTGGATTTGTATCAAGGCCAGAATTTAGCCAAG tatCTTTCAAATTGTGTTGTTGGAGTGTCTGCAGAGGAAGGCGAAGAGGAAGAAGAGGATGCCAAGTCAATTGACAGCGGAATTATCCCTCCTCCTAAAGAGGGCTGCTATGAGATTATTGccaccttgaaaaataaagatgcCCCTAAGCCTGACTTTGTAAAAGAAATTATAAAT tacCAATCGAAAGAGCAATTGTACGAGCATCTTTTTGAGTGCGATGTTATCGTCTATGATATAACTGAAGATCctgatgaaattgatgaagCAACATGGGCAGTTTCTC AACTCCACTCGGATTTGGATAAAATCGACAGCCAGAAAATGTTCATTCTCATCTCGACGGTTCTCACCTGGGCGAGAAGCAAGCCACTTGATCCG GATGATCCAGAGATTCCGTTTACCGAAGATGATTATCGTAGAAGGAAGGCACATCCAAACTTCAAAGATCATATCAGTGCTGAGAAAACTGTCATCAAACTTGGCAAAACA aACAAGGCGAAGCTGGTTACATTTGTTGTTGCATCAGGTTTAACTTATGGCGCCGGAGAAAGTATCTTTCATTACATGTTTAAG GCTGCATGGCACAACACACCAGAACTCCTGTGTTTTGGAAATGGCCAGAACGTAATTCCGACCCTACATATCAAGGATCTTGGCGG ggttattcaaaatatagctGATAGTCGTCCGAAAGTAAGGTATATTGTTGCAGTTGATGATTCACAAAATACCCTGGAAGAAATTGTCAAG AGTGTGAGTCAGAATCTCGGAACTGGTAAAATTCAGATCATTCCCCAAGAAGAGGCGTTGCTGGATAAAGATATCAAG CAAGCCGACTTTGACATGCTGTTAGTTGACCTACGCATGGATGCTGTTTTCGTAAAAGAAAACATGCGCATTCAATGGGTTGCTGAGACTGgaattgttgaaaatattcagaatgtcgtaaaagaatacagagaaaCTAGGAAGCTTCTACCAGTACGAGCGGCAGCGTTAGGGCCACCAGCTGCGGGGAAATCGACTGTAGTTAAAGCATTGTGTGACCATTATAAACTCCATCACATCAAGATTAAAGATGTCATTGATGAAGCTATGGAACTACTT GAAAAGAGTGCGGCAAGAGCTGACGCCGAAGAAGAGGAAGATGACGATGGCAAAGCCGCGGAAGATCAAGAACTTCTCGACCAAATAAATGAAAGCAAAGAACAAAATGGAAATAGAATCGATGATCAGTTTATTATCAGATTCTTCAAAGAAAAACTCCATTCGATGCCATGTCAGAACCAAGGTTTCATCTTGGATGGATTTCCGAAAACTTTGGAACACGCGAAAGAGTTATTTGCCG CTGAAGATGAAGAAGAGGCTGAAGAATCTGCCTCTGCTAGTTTTGATAAAGCGATTATGCCGGAAAATGTGTTTGTTTTGGAGGCAAATGATGAGTTTTTGAAGAATCGTGTGATGAATCTTCCCGAGTCTGTCGTAGCCGGTACTCATAACACCGAGGATGGTCTAACTCGACGATTAGCTGATTACAGAGCTGCAAATACCGAAGACGAAACCGTTCTCAATTACTTCGACGAGTTAGAGATTCACCCGGATCATATAG ACGTGATGAAAGACTCATCGGAAATGATGCATGACACTGTTGAGAGGATGAAAAAAGTAATGGGAGAGCCAAGAAATTATG GTCCCACGATCGAGGAACAAGAAGAAATGCGTCGTCAAGAAGAAGAGGCTCAGTTGAAGCGAGAAGCGGATGAAAAAGCCGAAAAAGAAAGACAGGAAACTGAAGAAGCAGCGGAAAGGAAACATCGCCAAGAAGAATGG gGGGCTCGTTTGGACGAAGTAAAGCGTGAAGAATATGAACTTCTCGAAACGCAATCTATTCCTTTACGTAATTACCTGATGAAACACGTAATGCCTACTCTAACTAAAGGATTAATTGATTGCTGTAAAGTTCGTCCTGATGATGCTATTGATTATCTG GCTGAATATCTTTTTCAACATAACCCTCAAGTGGATTGA
- the LOC141907235 gene encoding uncharacterized protein LOC141907235 isoform X1: protein MILDGVFGLRMLEGHLSLILEEQETDKFPKLKDDLISTLEMLHKESSNIAEHTLPGIKENYAKEFNDLGFLISRPWKVWKPQRKLDMSRKWPKVEWDKSHIVMNEKKSDSCMKELLHKRCEPSSNCLELMTSTKYMTDYAITHQVLYSQLAEEVGCLPRLDRWLIAHDQPDGIAGWQHTLCANILNSMQEKFTKANYKVVKSYQDLFMEEQIVCASYGFKREFLHPQLLKEIISWQKPSGCFGNTENNEKPIANSEDDVPSQNRRNNHPAKQKKVNVAKQRYDQMKRDNRKTPHQLNIARLTQLKATHSPYAVLHIAQPPKLSSKVNYTDSGAVLLNKKHLSVVNDRLHRVAKQPPVKSDDQHRIAELKRAEAVLNRIEHNRNIDDNQPKQKIKQANDRTDDSMRRKLLSMKHLSDGCEVHATAVAAGVLGIYLHYFLEDPADIVRELSIKSNGKTNPLRGNQPVHNIPSIIGQISRNTSRVYDYDAGDENKEDEANDEDDSPDQANENDYIDSNVARNQAAHTLNKIKPQKKLVIGPNSMKHQPADDAADDDYDRYDYEKEDSNNKDANDDSYNSKNENKDIHLEENHQPRHRKDSSKTSSRIDNHFSSSLPYTHLLFFAIIMFVMIFIMYRFIKRRRVSIRYKSFPRT from the exons atgattcttGATGGAGTATTTGGGCTGAGAATGTTGGAAG GTCATTTGTCTTTGATACTGGAAGAGCAAGAAACAGATAAATTTCCTAAACTGAAAGATGACTTAATTTCCACGTTGGAAATGCTTCATAAAGAATCGTCGAACATCGCTGAACATACACTGCCCGGTATTAAGGAGAACTACGCGAAAGAATTTAATGATCTCGGTTTTCTTATCAGTCGTCCGTGGAAAGTTTGGAAGCCGCAGCGAAAATTAGACATGAGTAGAAAATGGCCGAAAGTTGAATGGGATAAGTCACATATCG TGatgaatgaaaagaaaagTGATAGTTGTATGAAGGAGTTGTTACATAAAAGATGTGAACCATCATCGAACTGTTTAGAACTAATGACCAGTACTAAATATATGACCGATTACGCGATTACCCATCAAGTCTTATACTCACAATTAGCCGAGGAG GTTGGATGTCTGCCACGACTGGATCGCTGGCTAATAGCTCACGATCAGCCGGATGGTATCGCGGGTTGGCAGCACACCCTCTGCGCTAACATCTTGAATTCAATGCAGGAAAAATTCACCAAAGCAAATTATAAAGTTGTCAAAAGTTACCAGGATTTGTTTATGGAGGAAC aaatagtttgtgCCTCGTATGGATTCAAACGCGAGTTCTTGCATCCTCAATTGCTGAAGGAAATCATCTCATGGCAGAAGCCGAGCGGATGCTTCggaaatacagaaaataacgAAAAACCTATTGCAAATTCTGAAGACGACGTCCCGTCGCAAAATCGAAGGAATAATCATCCTGCAAAACAGAAAAAAGTGAATGTAGCTAAACAAAGATACGACCAGATGAAGAGAGATAACAGAAAAACACCGCATCAATTAAATATAGCACGATTAACTCAACTGAAAGCTACTCATAGTCCGTACGCAGTTTTACATATCGCACAGCCACCAAAACTATCTTCAAAAGTCAATTACACAGATTCCGGAGCTGTTCTGttgaataaaaaacatttatctgTAGTTAATGATCGTTTACATCGCGTTGCTAAACAACCGCCAGTAAAAAGCGACGATCAACATCGTATCGCCGAGCTGAAACGTGCTGAAGCTGTTCTCAATAGAATCGAACACAATCGCAATATTGATGATAATCAACCCAAACAGAAAATAAAGCAAGCCAATGATAGGACGGATGATTCGATGAGAAGAAAACTTCTTTCGATGAAGCATTTATCAG atggttGTGAAGTTCACGCGACTGCTGTGGCAGCCGGAGTGCTCGGAATATACCTGCATTACTTCCTCGAAGATCCAGCTGACATAGTCCGAGAACTTTCGATAAAATCGAACGGGAAAACAAATCCGTTGAGAGGTAATCAACCAGTGCATAACATTCCTTCAATCATCGGTCAAATCAGTCGAAATACTAGTCGAGTTTATGATTACGATGCAGGTGACGAGAACAAAGAGGATGAAGCAAATGATGAGGACGATTCGCCGGATCAGGCTAATGAGAATGACTACATCGATTCAAACGTTGCCCGAAATCAAGCCGCCCATACGCTGAATAAAATCAAACCGCAGAAAAAACTTGTTATCGGTCCGAACAGCATGAAACATCAGCCGGCAGACGATGCTGCAGATGATGATTACGATCGTTACGATTACGAAAAAGAAGATTCGAATAATAAAGACGCGAACGACGATAGCTACAACAgcaagaatgaaaataaagacatTCACCTCGAAGAGAATCATCAACCGCGTCATCGAAAAGATTCGTCGAAAACGTCATCGCGTATTGACAATCATTTCAGCTCGTCACTACCTTACACCCACCTGTTATTTTTCGCCATAATTATGTTTGTTATGATATTTATAATGTATAGGTTTATAAAGAGAAGACGAGTTTCAATTCGATATAAATCATTTCCGAGAACTTAA
- the LOC141915375 gene encoding presenilin-1-like — protein sequence MTDSESTTSVPLAFPDDEVLVRPGQRGLGVTYRGTTNNIQNERGDLIENFGLTDDYCSHVGCRVRADSLRMAAHKSCRTTWPTIDGKYCYKIAFITDCDTSTSPTEAFLNRRSLARLGERNLDSEEYANLLSDTDFVEHTRANDDSTSLQDGVLVFELSDRPGRQNDQGSVTESEEEEEETLLYGAKHVIMLFVPVTLCMLVVIATISSVAFYTTRTVYLVYTPFHEDTPEIGTKVWQSIVNALILMGVIVVMTIFLIILYKYKCYKFIHGWLIVSSLLLLFLFSYIYLGEVLRTFNVPMDYITLAILIWNFGVVGMICIHWKGPLLLQQAYLLLVSALMALIFIKYLPDWTTWMVLGVICIWDLVAVLCPRGPLRMLVELAQERNEPIFPALIYSSTVIYSVATMADGDDSESGKNKKKKKKKKKRGENGPGELITAAMPEGATADPEDDDEGGFTESNSQRQRGRADLSGSSIDSTQGRSAIAALAEPDEREVQREQVSTTGNSQTSNGSGSVQSSSQTEQEERGVKLGLGDFIFYSVLVGKASSYGDWNTTLACFVAILIGLCFTLLLLAIFRKALPALPISITFGLIFNFATMKLVRPFMESLADGQVYI from the exons ATGACCGATTCGGAGAGTACAACGAGTGTTCCGTTGGCATTTCCAGATGATGAAGTGCTGGTCCGTCCAGGTCAGCGTGGTTTAGGAGTTACATACAGAGGCACTACtaataatatacaaaatgAACGG GGAgatcttattgaaaattttggaCTCACAGATGATTACTGTAGTCACGTTGG ATGTCGTGTGCGAGCTGACTCATTGAGAATGGCGGCTCACAAGAGCTGTCGAACGACTTGGCCGACTATCGATGGCAAATATTGTTATAAAATAGCATTTATT ACGGACTGCGATACAAGCACGAGCCCGACCGAAGCATTTTTAAACCGAAGGAGTTTAGCTCGTCTAGGAGAACGTAATTTAGATTCCGAGGAATACGCCAATTTACTGAGTGATACAGACTTTGTAGAGCACACGCGTGCTAATGATGATAGCACTAGTTTACAAGATGGAGTTTTGGTGTTTGAATTG TCCGACCGTCCTGGACGACAGAATGACCAAGGAAGCGTCACTGAATCGGAAGAAGAAGAGGAAGAGACGTTACTTTACGGCGCCAAACATGTCATCATGTTGTTCGTCCCAGTCACCCTCTGCATGTTGGTTGTTATAGCAACAATCAGTTCAGTTGCGTTCTACACAACGAGGACCGTTTATTT agtTTATACACCATTCCACGAGGACACACCAGAAATCGGAACTAAAGTATGGCAATCAATAGTCAACGCATTGATCCTAATGGGAGTCATTGTGGTTAtgacaatatttttgataattttatacAAATACAAGTGTTACAAG TTTATTCACGGTTGGTTGATCGTATCATCTCTTTTACTTCTCTTCCTGTTCTCATACATTTATCTCGG GGAAGTTTTGCGTACGTTTAATGTTCCTATGGATTACATTACGCTTGCGAtacttatttggaatttcgGAGTTGTGGGTATGATTTGTATACATTGGAAAGGTCCACTCCTACTTCAGCAAGCTTACCTTCTCCTAGTCAGCGCTCTAATGGCACTGATTTTCATTAAGTATTTGCCAGATTGGACAACTTGGATGGTGCTCGGTGTTATCTGTATTTGGG ATTTAGTCGCTGTGCTCTGTCCGAGAGGACCTCTCAGGATGCTTGTAGAGCTCGCTCAAGAGAGAAATGAACCGATCTTCCCGGCTCTCATATATTCTT CGACGGTGATTTACTCAGTTGCGACGATGGCCGATGGCGATGATTCCGAAAGTGGCaagaacaaaaagaaaaagaagaagaagaaaaagagAGGAGAAAATGGACCAGGTGAATTGATAACTG CTGCTATGCCGGAAGGTGCTACAGCTGATCccgaagatgatgatgaaggaGGTTTTACCGAATCAAACTCGCAGCGTCAGAGAGGACGTGCTGATTTATCCGGTAGTAGCATCGATTCTACGCAGGGGAGATCAGCGATCGCGGCGCTCGCCGAACCAGATGAAAGAGAAGTGCAGCGTGAGCAGGTGTCTACTACTGGAAACTCTCAAACGAGTAATGGGTCCGGTAGCGTTCAAAGCAGTTCACAAACAGAACAAgaagaaa GAGGTGTTAAATTAGGTCTtggagattttattttctacagTGTATTAGTCGGCAAGGCCTCTTCCTATGGAGACTGGAACACAACCTTGGCTTGTTTCGTAGCCATATTGATT ggttTATGTTTCACGTTACTTTTATTAGCAATATTCCGTAAAGCCCTACCAGCTCTTCCTATATCGATCACATTTGgattaatattcaatttcgCGACGATGAAACTAGTGCGACCGTTTATGGAAAGTTTAGCCGATGGACAAGTTTACATCTAG
- the LOC141907235 gene encoding uncharacterized protein LOC141907235 isoform X2, which yields MILDGVFGLRMLEGHLSLILEEQETDKFPKLKDDLISTLEMLHKESSNIAEHTLPGIKENYAKEFNDLGFLISRPWKVWKPQRKLDMSRKWPKVEWDKSHIVMNEKKSDSCMKELLHKRCEPSSNCLELMTSTKYMTDYAITHQVLYSQLAEEVGCLPRLDRWLIAHDQPDGIAGWQHTLCANILNSMQEKFTKANYKVVKSYQDLFMEEQIVCASYGFKREFLHPQLLKEIISWQKPSGCFGNTENNEKPIANSEDDVPSQNRRNNHPAKQKKVNVAKQRYDQMKRDNRKTPHQLNIARLTQLKATHSPYAVLHIAQPPKLSSKVNYTDSGAVLLNKKHLSVVNDRLHRVAKQPPVKSDDQHRIAELKRAEAVLNRIEHNRNIDDNQPKQKIKQANDRTDDSMRRKLLSMKHLSDGCEVHATAVAAGVLGIYLHYFLEDPADIVRELSIKSNGKTNPLRGDENKEDEANDEDDSPDQANENDYIDSNVARNQAAHTLNKIKPQKKLVIGPNSMKHQPADDAADDDYDRYDYEKEDSNNKDANDDSYNSKNENKDIHLEENHQPRHRKDSSKTSSRIDNHFSSSLPYTHLLFFAIIMFVMIFIMYRFIKRRRVSIRYKSFPRT from the exons atgattcttGATGGAGTATTTGGGCTGAGAATGTTGGAAG GTCATTTGTCTTTGATACTGGAAGAGCAAGAAACAGATAAATTTCCTAAACTGAAAGATGACTTAATTTCCACGTTGGAAATGCTTCATAAAGAATCGTCGAACATCGCTGAACATACACTGCCCGGTATTAAGGAGAACTACGCGAAAGAATTTAATGATCTCGGTTTTCTTATCAGTCGTCCGTGGAAAGTTTGGAAGCCGCAGCGAAAATTAGACATGAGTAGAAAATGGCCGAAAGTTGAATGGGATAAGTCACATATCG TGatgaatgaaaagaaaagTGATAGTTGTATGAAGGAGTTGTTACATAAAAGATGTGAACCATCATCGAACTGTTTAGAACTAATGACCAGTACTAAATATATGACCGATTACGCGATTACCCATCAAGTCTTATACTCACAATTAGCCGAGGAG GTTGGATGTCTGCCACGACTGGATCGCTGGCTAATAGCTCACGATCAGCCGGATGGTATCGCGGGTTGGCAGCACACCCTCTGCGCTAACATCTTGAATTCAATGCAGGAAAAATTCACCAAAGCAAATTATAAAGTTGTCAAAAGTTACCAGGATTTGTTTATGGAGGAAC aaatagtttgtgCCTCGTATGGATTCAAACGCGAGTTCTTGCATCCTCAATTGCTGAAGGAAATCATCTCATGGCAGAAGCCGAGCGGATGCTTCggaaatacagaaaataacgAAAAACCTATTGCAAATTCTGAAGACGACGTCCCGTCGCAAAATCGAAGGAATAATCATCCTGCAAAACAGAAAAAAGTGAATGTAGCTAAACAAAGATACGACCAGATGAAGAGAGATAACAGAAAAACACCGCATCAATTAAATATAGCACGATTAACTCAACTGAAAGCTACTCATAGTCCGTACGCAGTTTTACATATCGCACAGCCACCAAAACTATCTTCAAAAGTCAATTACACAGATTCCGGAGCTGTTCTGttgaataaaaaacatttatctgTAGTTAATGATCGTTTACATCGCGTTGCTAAACAACCGCCAGTAAAAAGCGACGATCAACATCGTATCGCCGAGCTGAAACGTGCTGAAGCTGTTCTCAATAGAATCGAACACAATCGCAATATTGATGATAATCAACCCAAACAGAAAATAAAGCAAGCCAATGATAGGACGGATGATTCGATGAGAAGAAAACTTCTTTCGATGAAGCATTTATCAG atggttGTGAAGTTCACGCGACTGCTGTGGCAGCCGGAGTGCTCGGAATATACCTGCATTACTTCCTCGAAGATCCAGCTGACATAGTCCGAGAACTTTCGATAAAATCGAACGGGAAAACAAATCCGTTGAGAG GTGACGAGAACAAAGAGGATGAAGCAAATGATGAGGACGATTCGCCGGATCAGGCTAATGAGAATGACTACATCGATTCAAACGTTGCCCGAAATCAAGCCGCCCATACGCTGAATAAAATCAAACCGCAGAAAAAACTTGTTATCGGTCCGAACAGCATGAAACATCAGCCGGCAGACGATGCTGCAGATGATGATTACGATCGTTACGATTACGAAAAAGAAGATTCGAATAATAAAGACGCGAACGACGATAGCTACAACAgcaagaatgaaaataaagacatTCACCTCGAAGAGAATCATCAACCGCGTCATCGAAAAGATTCGTCGAAAACGTCATCGCGTATTGACAATCATTTCAGCTCGTCACTACCTTACACCCACCTGTTATTTTTCGCCATAATTATGTTTGTTATGATATTTATAATGTATAGGTTTATAAAGAGAAGACGAGTTTCAATTCGATATAAATCATTTCCGAGAACTTAA